Genomic segment of Passer domesticus isolate bPasDom1 chromosome 4, bPasDom1.hap1, whole genome shotgun sequence:
CTGCAATTagtaaaaatctaaaaaaaaaaagaaaaagcaagtaaTTTGAGGGTTCTTTGAGTAAAAATGTTCAGAAACATGTCTAGTGGGAGGATGAGAAACAAAGTACCTAAGTTGAAACAAGAGAGGTTCAGACTGGATGTAAGGAGAAACTTTTTCACCATGAAAAGAGTTAGCAGGTTCCCCAAAGAGAAGGTGCAatctccatccttggaagttTTCAAGATTTGAATAGAGAAGCCCTGAACAACCTGGTTTGATCTCATGCCTGATTCTATCTTGAGACTGACACTGGACTAGCTTGCTTCCTGAGGTTCATTCCAGTTTGAGTTATTCTGTGATCTAAAATTGTATTATAAAACATCCAAACAAACTTGCTTTTTtgagaaattaataatttatacCCATTTCAGACTCTGGGCTGACTATGAAGAAGGCTTTggaaattttgttttgaaaaatggTGAATTTTGGCTTGGAAACAAAAATCTTCATTATTTGACTAATCAAGGTAAGATTTATATTGTAACAACAGTCTtattgtttctctttctttgctctttccaggtcatttttttttgtttccccttTTTGTTATCATAAATCCTGCGTTCTGTTTTTAGTCTACATGGACTTCTCTAAGTTTCAGAAAAAACCACACTTGAATATATGTTTTCTAACAAACAATTCAAAACTGTCCTTAGGCCTCTGGCATACTGAGAGCCACTGTGAAACAGGGAACAGGAGACAGGAGTCTACCTTAAAAGAATTGTCTCTATCCATCAGCATCACTAACAGTCCAGAGACAGGAATATGCTGTACCAAAACACTTTTTCATGGCTTTTTAGCTGTGTGGGCTATTACATGGGAGTAATTCTAGTCCAGTCCTGTTGATGAGGCCAGTAGTAGAAAGTTATTTCCATCTTCCTAATAGTCACTCTGCTTTGTTGTGGAATGCTGCAGATACAAAACTTACCCACTGGCTCAGCCAGCTAAATCATATGAAGATCAGTGACATCAGGATGTGATCCTagtataattttttattttcagagtaTAAAAATCTAATTTTCATATTTGAACATTTATTGATGAATTTTCATTATGCTTTCATTACCACCTCAAATATCATACTAAAATGTAAAACCTGTAAGGGCAtcttttttacagtttttttcCTACATTTGAAAATTTGTATTGGaataattctaatttttttaagctgAATAAAGGCAAAGAATAGCAATATATGCTTTAGTATGCATAAAGAAAGAAGATAAACCCTATAAAATATGCTGAGAGATTAAtgatgaaaacattttcttttaatcttctACTGTAATGCCAAGTTCTGAAAAGTACTAGTTTAACTGAAATAATTTGTACTTTTTTTAAGGGAATTATTCTTTAAGAATTGATCTAACTGATTTTGAAGGAGAACGGCGTTTTGCACAGTATGCAAGATTCAGAGTTGCAGGAGAAGAggtaataaaatattaaatgatTAAAGGTTTTAATGAAACTGTGGATTCTGTAGACAAACAATAAACATATAGGTTCCCTGatttccaaaaatatttgtgtAGAGCCTTAAtaccatattttctttcttgcacatgtttttttcttgcttgcACATTTTCAAATACCTAATAAAAGTGGTTTACTCTGATACATTAATTTCACACTTTCTGTAAGGGATATAAATAATTAGGTGTAGCAGACATGGATAAAAGCAGTTTTTCTATGTTTGCTGATATTACCAACAATAACGGTAGAAGATGTTCTGATTTGCTAATGTATAGTGCAAACTAGCCCTAATGTTGTTTTTATTAAGTCATTTATACATAAGGTTAATGACAAATTATATTCTTGTTAAGCATCTCTATAGCCTTTCAGTATTAAGTACATAGTGTTTAAGTGGCAGGACATTTTTAGCATAAAAATAGCAGCAAATGGAACAGGCTAGGTTCTTGTTTGTGGTTTTACTCTCTGACATGTTAAGGGCTAAAGACATAcaggaatttaattttctttcttcacattttttattAGCATTCTTATGAGATGAGTTGTGGTGAATACTCTGGTACAGCTGGTGATTCCCTTACTGGTGGATTTCATCCTGAAGTAAAATGGTGGGCTGATCATCGAGGAATGAAATTCAGTACTAGAGACAGGGATAATGACAACTATGAAGGGAACTGTGCTGAAGAGGAAAAGGCTGGCTGGTGGTTTAACAGGTATTTTGATTCTATATGGGTACTGTCAACTGTTCTGCTCCATATGTATTCATAAAATAATAACATATGGTAGAAGATAGATTGGAATTGTTCATTTATTTGCAATGTGTCCTTGTCCCCTAGCAGAGATTTCAGTGCTGGTAAGAGTGAGGCTCACCTTAGAAGGGACAGTACCTACTGTGCAGCTCAGGCTGGTCTGTCAGAATGGCATTTGCCACAGCTCATCTTTGTTGTCAGGCAGTGAGGAGGAGATCATTCTGCCCCTCTGAGGTAACTCGTTTTTACACAAGTAGGTCATGTAGAGTTTGCAGATACATCCCTGCTGTACTTCACTCTTGCATTTCTCATGTGTTGCACTAGACCAGATGTGGCAGCACTGCAAATATCTGACAAGCTAAACTAGTGCCAGGTTATCAAgactaatttttttcatctcacTTCACAGTACCTCACTCTTGTTATTCTTTCCAAATGGAGATGGTAATGTGTCTACTCAGTTTCTGTCAGTGTGCATATCTGGGCTGagtgaaagatttttttaaatagggTTGAATAAGAGAATTTAAAATTCTACTAACA
This window contains:
- the FGL1 gene encoding fibrinogen-like protein 1 isoform X2, with amino-acid sequence MKILIMIDFVLAASLMDVIGSSDLQKCFQEQIRLQGQVRLLEHRVKQQQLKIIQLLEKKEIQYSDREDENSVIDLGGKRQYSDCAEIYNEGHKQNGFYKIKPVQSPREFFAFCDMSEGGGWTVFQRRSDGSQNFDRLWADYEEGFGNFVLKNGEFWLGNKNLHYLTNQGNYSLRIDLTDFEGERRFAQYARFRVAGEEHSYEMSCGEYSGTAGDSLTGGFHPEVKWWADHRGMKFSTRDRDNDNYEGNCAEEEKAGWWFNSRDFSAGKSEAHLRRDSTYCAAQAGLSEWHLPQLIFVVRQ